In a single window of the Desulfovibrio mangrovi genome:
- the phnC gene encoding phosphonate ABC transporter ATP-binding protein, translated as MSHAINKNHNGNGASPRSLFVENLEKAYTKGNLILKGLTFEVHGETTVGIIGPSGTGKSTLLRCINRLIEPTSGRITVAGKDITSLNGTSLRLARRHIGMVFQEFNLVERLSVIENVLCGRLGYIPSWRAWLRKFPQADINRAFELIDQVGLGDFATQRADSLSGGQRQRVGIARAMMQSPDIIMADEPTSSLDPKTSVEIMELLKQVSSTQHIPVLINIHDVNLAQRFCDRIIGMSKGHIVFDGTPAELTTDHLKEIYGGEDWLA; from the coding sequence GTGTCTCACGCAATAAACAAGAACCATAACGGGAACGGGGCCAGCCCCCGTTCCCTTTTTGTGGAAAATCTGGAAAAGGCTTACACCAAGGGCAACCTCATTCTTAAGGGATTGACCTTTGAAGTGCATGGGGAAACGACTGTAGGGATCATTGGTCCCTCCGGTACGGGCAAAAGCACCCTGCTCCGCTGCATCAACCGTCTCATCGAACCCACCAGCGGACGCATCACCGTTGCCGGCAAGGACATCACGTCTCTTAACGGCACCAGTCTGCGCCTTGCACGTCGTCATATCGGCATGGTGTTTCAGGAGTTCAACCTTGTTGAACGCCTGTCCGTGATCGAAAACGTGCTTTGCGGCAGGCTGGGCTACATTCCCTCATGGCGCGCATGGCTGCGCAAGTTCCCTCAGGCAGACATCAACCGCGCCTTCGAACTCATCGACCAGGTCGGTCTGGGAGACTTTGCCACCCAACGCGCAGACAGCCTTTCCGGTGGTCAGCGCCAGCGTGTGGGCATTGCCCGCGCAATGATGCAGAGCCCTGACATCATCATGGCGGATGAGCCCACCAGCTCGCTCGACCCCAAGACCTCTGTGGAAATCATGGAACTCCTGAAGCAGGTTTCCAGCACCCAGCACATCCCCGTTCTCATCAACATCCATGACGTAAACCTTGCCCAGCGCTTCTGTGACAGAATCATCGGCATGTCCAAGGGCCACATCGTCTTTGACGGCACCCCCGCGGAACTGACCACCGATCATCTCAAGGAGATTTACGGCGGGGAGGATTGGCTGGCATGA
- the phnD gene encoding phosphate/phosphite/phosphonate ABC transporter substrate-binding protein yields MLKRCLLFLVLAFALTAIPAFADDCPNRGQLDSMYCDANGDLVADLAPANMCKDPSTLVFTYTPVEDPAVYKDAFADFQAYLEKATGKRVIYYTVQSNAAEVEAMRSGRLHIAGFSTGPTGFAVNLAGYVPIAVKGYADDMQGYNLIVVTKKDSPIKTMEDLKGKKVAHTSASSNSGNLAPRALFPKLGIVPDQDYTVVYSGKHDQSVMGVAHGDYDAAPVASDVYDRMVAAGRINGDDLRIIYRSPKFPTSSFGYSNQLCAPLAEKIEEAFRSYRFPATMQETFKGADRFYPITFQKDWQVIRDIAEATGTSYNAEGLKQMAEKEAAKAKK; encoded by the coding sequence ATGTTGAAGAGGTGTTTACTGTTCCTGGTGTTGGCGTTCGCTCTGACCGCCATTCCTGCTTTTGCTGATGACTGCCCGAACCGTGGCCAGCTCGATTCCATGTACTGCGATGCCAACGGCGACCTTGTTGCCGACCTCGCCCCTGCAAACATGTGCAAGGATCCCAGCACGCTGGTGTTCACCTACACCCCCGTTGAAGATCCCGCCGTTTACAAGGATGCCTTTGCCGACTTCCAGGCATACCTTGAAAAGGCTACCGGCAAGCGCGTTATTTACTACACCGTGCAGTCCAACGCTGCCGAAGTGGAAGCCATGCGTTCCGGCCGTCTGCACATTGCAGGCTTCTCCACCGGCCCCACCGGCTTCGCCGTTAACCTCGCCGGTTACGTTCCGATCGCCGTCAAGGGCTATGCCGACGACATGCAGGGCTACAACCTGATCGTTGTCACCAAGAAGGACAGCCCCATCAAGACCATGGAAGACCTGAAGGGTAAGAAAGTGGCCCACACCTCCGCTTCTTCCAACTCCGGCAACCTTGCGCCCCGCGCACTCTTCCCCAAGCTGGGCATCGTTCCCGATCAGGACTACACCGTTGTGTATTCCGGCAAGCATGACCAGTCCGTCATGGGCGTAGCTCATGGCGACTACGATGCCGCCCCCGTTGCCTCCGACGTATACGACCGTATGGTTGCCGCCGGCCGCATCAATGGCGACGACCTGCGCATCATCTACCGCAGCCCCAAGTTCCCCACTTCTTCCTTCGGTTACTCCAACCAGCTTTGTGCACCTCTGGCCGAAAAGATCGAAGAAGCTTTCCGTTCCTACCGTTTCCCCGCCACCATGCAGGAAACCTTCAAGGGTGCCGACCGCTTCTACCCCATCACCTTCCAGAAGGACTGGCAGGTTATTCGTGACATCGCTGAAGCCACCGGCACCAGCTACAATGCTGAAGGCCTGAAGCAGATGGCTGAAAAAGAAGCCGCCAAAGCAAAGAAGTAA
- a CDS encoding ATP-binding protein — protein sequence MLSIELPAVIESLRVFQEAASHEAEAAGFSPKGILNLQLVLEEILTNIFHHAYGEGGGPVFVELKATSGEIRIRIEDRGKPFNLLEAEEPDTTSPMEDRMVGGLGIMLIRRLARHLSYKREAGKNIVEILMEERA from the coding sequence ATGCTATCCATAGAGCTGCCGGCAGTAATCGAGAGTCTGCGGGTATTTCAGGAAGCCGCATCGCACGAAGCCGAAGCTGCAGGCTTTTCCCCAAAAGGAATACTCAACCTGCAACTCGTTCTGGAAGAGATTCTCACGAACATCTTCCATCATGCTTACGGAGAAGGCGGCGGGCCTGTCTTCGTTGAACTCAAGGCCACGTCAGGAGAAATCCGCATCCGCATTGAAGACCGGGGTAAGCCGTTCAATCTTCTCGAAGCGGAAGAACCGGATACAACGTCGCCCATGGAAGACAGAATGGTCGGAGGTCTGGGCATCATGCTCATCCGCCGCCTTGCGAGGCACCTTTCATACAAACGCGAGGCAGGAAAAAACATTGTCGAAATCCTCATGGAGGAGCGCGCCTGA
- a CDS encoding STAS domain-containing protein encodes MNISTIIENGLAVINLQGRMDAVNAGEYQAAIDALLREGTVKIAVDFSGLEYISSAGLRSILMGGKMVAGKSGALALFGLGGMVKDVFDVSGFSTMFTVLETRQDALAHLGD; translated from the coding sequence ATGAACATATCCACAATCATCGAAAACGGGCTTGCAGTCATCAATCTGCAAGGCAGGATGGACGCAGTAAACGCAGGAGAATACCAGGCAGCCATCGACGCCCTGCTGCGTGAGGGAACCGTGAAAATTGCCGTTGATTTTTCCGGTCTTGAATACATCTCCAGCGCAGGACTACGCAGCATCCTCATGGGCGGAAAGATGGTTGCAGGCAAGTCGGGTGCTCTGGCCCTGTTCGGGCTTGGCGGCATGGTCAAGGACGTGTTCGACGTATCCGGCTTCAGCACCATGTTTACCGTTCTGGAAACGCGACAGGACGCACTGGCGCACCTTGGAGACTGA
- a CDS encoding SpoIIE family protein phosphatase has protein sequence MSFTARLTLYILITTGTVFLCTFGYNYIRTERSILELTRENAFNLATGTVGRIERVLQRVEQVPRFLAVRLVDQDMTSEEVETLLREFVASTPDIYGSTIAFAPNAVPAAGKYYAPYCYRSTDGLRMVQLANDNYQYWYQDWFRLPRQAGKAIWSEPYFDEGGGNVMMTTFSVPVYRERNGRKEFYAVITADIAIDWLQKLVSDIHIYESGHAFILTQNGFFVVHPDKRLIMKADQSIYELAVETDIPQLTTLGYRMTEGKTGVMPLVVPNLQKPVEVIYTPLKTVGWSLGLVIPQDELFSSLQSQSVTVAALALAGILGISVLVWVVAHNATRPLRILSGNAVEIAQGHLDIALPPAARMDEIGRLTTSFDEMRTALKDYIADLTNTTAAKERIESELKIARNIQMSFLPKRFPPFPDREEFDIFATLTPAREVGGDLYDFFLLDDRFLFVSVGDVSDKGVPAALFMAVTKTLMKGIAEHERDPAAILQRVNEELASDNDNCMFVTLFCGLLNLQTGEFTYSNAGHDAPLLLRAGAPVTALDMPPGLVLGAMSGAPYQCRQMTLAPDDRLLLYTDGVTEAMSPDGELYSADRLRVAASEYKGMSAQALTEHISVALHAHAQECPQSDDITLLALHWHGRTKTSGKS, from the coding sequence ATGAGCTTCACAGCGCGCCTGACGCTATACATCCTCATTACAACGGGGACGGTTTTTCTATGTACGTTCGGCTACAATTACATCCGCACAGAGCGCTCCATTCTTGAGCTCACCCGGGAGAATGCTTTCAACCTCGCCACCGGCACCGTAGGCAGAATCGAACGCGTGCTGCAGCGGGTCGAACAGGTTCCGCGCTTTCTTGCCGTCAGGCTGGTTGATCAGGACATGACTTCGGAAGAGGTCGAAACCTTACTCAGGGAGTTTGTCGCCTCAACCCCCGACATCTATGGTTCGACAATAGCCTTCGCCCCGAATGCCGTACCGGCTGCAGGCAAGTACTATGCTCCATACTGCTACCGTAGCACAGACGGACTCCGCATGGTGCAACTCGCCAACGACAACTACCAGTACTGGTATCAGGATTGGTTCAGGCTCCCACGTCAGGCAGGCAAGGCCATCTGGAGCGAGCCCTATTTTGACGAGGGCGGAGGCAACGTCATGATGACGACCTTTTCCGTCCCCGTTTACCGCGAGCGCAACGGCAGGAAGGAGTTCTATGCCGTCATCACCGCGGACATCGCCATTGACTGGCTGCAAAAGCTCGTCAGCGATATTCATATTTATGAAAGCGGGCACGCCTTCATCCTCACCCAGAACGGCTTCTTCGTGGTCCATCCGGACAAGCGGCTCATCATGAAAGCGGACCAGTCCATTTACGAACTGGCTGTCGAGACCGACATCCCTCAGCTCACCACGCTGGGATACAGGATGACGGAAGGCAAGACAGGCGTCATGCCCCTCGTAGTTCCCAACCTCCAGAAGCCTGTTGAGGTCATCTATACCCCGCTCAAAACTGTCGGGTGGAGCCTCGGACTTGTCATTCCGCAGGATGAACTGTTCAGCAGCCTCCAGAGCCAGAGCGTTACCGTTGCCGCTCTGGCGCTTGCAGGCATTTTAGGCATCTCCGTTCTGGTGTGGGTAGTAGCGCATAACGCTACGCGCCCGTTGCGCATACTTTCCGGCAACGCTGTTGAAATCGCACAAGGCCATTTGGACATAGCACTGCCGCCTGCCGCACGCATGGATGAAATAGGCAGACTCACGACCTCCTTCGACGAAATGCGCACGGCACTCAAGGATTACATAGCCGACCTCACCAATACCACGGCAGCCAAGGAGCGGATCGAAAGCGAACTCAAGATCGCCCGCAACATCCAGATGAGCTTCCTGCCCAAACGGTTTCCTCCCTTCCCGGACAGAGAGGAATTTGACATTTTCGCCACCCTGACGCCCGCGCGCGAGGTCGGCGGCGACCTGTACGACTTTTTCCTCCTCGACGACCGGTTCCTGTTTGTGTCCGTTGGCGACGTCTCCGACAAGGGAGTACCTGCCGCCCTGTTCATGGCCGTCACCAAGACCCTCATGAAGGGCATTGCGGAACACGAGCGTGACCCCGCTGCGATCCTGCAACGCGTCAACGAGGAACTGGCCTCAGACAACGACAACTGCATGTTCGTCACGCTGTTCTGCGGCCTGCTGAACCTGCAAACAGGTGAGTTCACTTACTCCAACGCGGGGCACGACGCTCCGCTCCTTCTGCGGGCAGGCGCTCCCGTCACCGCCCTGGACATGCCGCCCGGTCTGGTGCTTGGCGCCATGTCCGGTGCCCCATACCAGTGCCGCCAAATGACACTGGCCCCGGACGACAGGCTCCTGCTCTATACCGACGGCGTGACGGAGGCCATGTCGCCAGACGGCGAGCTGTACTCGGCGGATCGTCTGCGCGTGGCAGCGTCCGAATACAAGGGCATGTCCGCTCAGGCTCTTACTGAACACATTTCCGTGGCCCTGCATGCTCATGCACAGGAATGTCCTCAGTCCGACGACATCACACTTCTGGCCCTGCATTGGCACGGACGAACAAAAACATCCGGCAAATCATAA